Proteins from a single region of Abyssalbus ytuae:
- a CDS encoding lipid-A-disaccharide synthase N-terminal domain-containing protein, producing MADWIIYSIGFLAQILFSARLLVQWILSERKNKVITPSIFWKLSLLASFLLFVYGWLRDDFAIMLGQTLTYFIYIRNLQLQGEWQKTHMGFRIFLLLFPVTIIIYGYNNNTHDLNDLFFNENIPAWLVILGSVAQVIFTFRFIYQWIYSERKKESVLPFGFWLLSLIGALMILSYAILRKDPVLLIGHLLGSVIYVRNLFIIKKQNGKVITK from the coding sequence ATGGCCGACTGGATTATATATTCAATAGGATTTCTGGCTCAAATATTATTCTCAGCCAGATTATTGGTTCAATGGATCCTTTCCGAAAGAAAAAATAAGGTAATTACCCCATCTATCTTTTGGAAATTAAGCTTGCTGGCATCTTTTCTCTTATTTGTATACGGCTGGTTAAGAGATGATTTTGCAATAATGCTGGGACAAACCCTTACATATTTTATATATATTAGAAATTTACAATTACAGGGAGAATGGCAAAAAACCCATATGGGGTTTAGAATATTTTTACTATTATTTCCCGTTACAATAATAATTTACGGCTATAACAATAATACCCATGACCTAAATGACCTTTTTTTTAATGAAAATATTCCGGCCTGGTTAGTAATTTTAGGGTCGGTTGCCCAGGTAATTTTCACCTTTCGGTTTATTTACCAATGGATATATTCCGAAAGAAAAAAAGAATCGGTATTGCCATTCGGGTTTTGGTTATTAAGCCTTATCGGTGCATTGATGATTTTGAGCTATGCCATACTAAGAAAAGACCCGGTACTCTTAATAGGTCATTTACTGGGTTCGGTTATTTATGTTAGAAATCTCTTCATTATAAAAAAACAAAATGGTAAAGTTATTACGAAATAA